In Candidatus Dormiibacterota bacterium, a single window of DNA contains:
- a CDS encoding tetratricopeptide repeat protein gives MTSHIVRIAVRLGVLPALVCAGPEIFAQGFGGTVADHLVRGDSLLAQKKGAEAIMQFQEARTLCAEPDEIVSALEGEARGHLLQDEMLPAVGLLEEAATRFPDDPRASNLLFQAGSVSQSAGEFDKAIDLYRRALARNPTADILPPLKLQLALALRMTGRAGEAIEVLKDFEKDFPDHGLLPTALYQLAIATHDLGTGNKDRAKLEEAVAIYRKLIEKFPGKPATIEAHFEMGLVLSELRQSAEGADYFTQYVSMNPTSAEAPAALEKAADLLLLRSPKQSAQLYALAQIKAKTNPKPTNPEWALTRWLPAKQRLADTLSSVWVLVILGLLVLGGMALVGRLVVRRIRKAPAPAGA, from the coding sequence ATGACAAGTCACATCGTGCGGATCGCCGTTCGTCTCGGGGTCCTGCCGGCCTTGGTCTGCGCGGGGCCTGAGATCTTTGCGCAGGGGTTCGGCGGGACGGTCGCGGACCACCTGGTGCGCGGCGACAGCCTGCTGGCGCAGAAGAAGGGGGCGGAGGCGATCATGCAGTTCCAGGAGGCGCGCACTCTCTGTGCGGAGCCGGACGAGATCGTTTCGGCTCTCGAGGGCGAGGCGCGCGGGCACCTGCTGCAGGACGAGATGCTTCCGGCGGTCGGTCTCCTCGAGGAGGCCGCGACGCGCTTTCCGGATGACCCGCGCGCCTCGAACCTTCTGTTCCAGGCGGGCTCCGTGTCCCAGAGCGCGGGCGAGTTCGACAAGGCGATCGACCTCTACCGCAGGGCGCTGGCGAGAAACCCGACAGCGGACATCCTGCCGCCCCTCAAGCTCCAGCTCGCCCTCGCGCTGCGGATGACCGGACGGGCGGGAGAGGCGATCGAGGTCCTGAAGGACTTCGAGAAGGATTTTCCGGACCACGGTCTCCTGCCGACGGCCCTGTACCAGCTGGCCATCGCCACGCACGATCTGGGCACCGGCAACAAGGACCGCGCCAAGCTCGAGGAGGCGGTGGCGATCTACAGGAAATTGATCGAGAAGTTCCCGGGCAAGCCCGCGACGATCGAAGCCCACTTCGAGATGGGCCTCGTCCTGTCCGAACTGCGGCAGAGCGCGGAGGGGGCGGACTACTTCACCCAGTACGTCTCCATGAATCCGACGTCCGCGGAAGCGCCGGCCGCCCTCGAGAAGGCGGCCGATCTGCTGCTGCTCCGCTCCCCGAAGCAGAGCGCGCAGCTCTACGCGCTGGCTCAGATCAAGGCGAAGACGAACCCGAAGCCGACCAACCCGGAGTGGGCCCTGACCCGGTGGCTCCCGGCGAAGCAGAGGCTCGCCGACACCCTGTCGAGTGTCTGGGTCCTGGTGATCCTGGGCCTGCTCGTCCTCGGGGGGATGGCACTGGTCGGCCGGCTGGTCGTGAGGCGAATCCGGAAAGCCCCGGCCCCGGCGGGCGCCTGA
- a CDS encoding MauE/DoxX family redox-associated membrane protein, which produces MDAATEAHALQRNARWPSWRGGLGHAGRILLGAIFLFSGIAKGLTPSEFTQQVAGYGILGPRLTALAAPALIVFEIVLGVALVCAVRPVLTAGASIVLLLIFIGIEAYGLSAGRTEACGCFGAYSSRTPAEVIGEDLLFVLLGAIAIWGSRGWEGLRAGGAGAVLVASLLISTAFVVASPSLPFFNIPVITRLAPGAVLADLKLEKRLPALAEGRHLVALFDVTDARAAGIAEALNALAATQGAPPILGLTPSTEQEIDAFLWTAVPAFEVKRIDREVIPVLYRRLPRFFLVDSGRVTAVYDGAPPEAKDLL; this is translated from the coding sequence ATGGACGCGGCGACGGAGGCGCACGCCCTGCAGCGGAACGCCCGCTGGCCATCCTGGCGCGGCGGCCTGGGGCATGCCGGGCGGATTCTCCTCGGTGCGATCTTCCTGTTCTCCGGAATCGCCAAGGGACTCACTCCCTCCGAGTTCACGCAACAGGTGGCGGGATACGGCATCCTCGGTCCACGCCTGACGGCCCTCGCCGCCCCCGCCCTCATCGTGTTCGAGATCGTCCTCGGCGTGGCGCTGGTGTGCGCCGTGCGGCCGGTCCTGACCGCGGGCGCATCCATCGTCCTGCTGCTGATCTTCATCGGCATCGAGGCCTACGGCCTCTCGGCCGGTCGCACGGAGGCGTGCGGCTGTTTCGGGGCCTACTCGAGCAGGACCCCGGCGGAGGTGATCGGCGAAGATCTGCTGTTCGTCCTCCTGGGTGCGATCGCGATCTGGGGATCGAGGGGATGGGAAGGACTCCGAGCCGGCGGGGCCGGCGCCGTGCTGGTCGCGTCTCTCCTGATCTCGACGGCCTTCGTGGTCGCGTCCCCTTCGTTGCCGTTCTTCAACATTCCCGTCATCACGCGACTGGCTCCCGGGGCGGTCCTGGCGGACCTCAAACTCGAGAAGCGTCTGCCCGCGCTCGCCGAGGGGCGTCACCTCGTCGCCCTCTTCGACGTGACCGACGCGCGCGCGGCGGGGATCGCCGAGGCGCTGAACGCCCTCGCCGCGACGCAGGGAGCCCCGCCGATCCTAGGTCTCACGCCCTCGACCGAGCAGGAGATCGACGCCTTCCTGTGGACGGCGGTGCCGGCGTTCGAGGTCAAGCGAATCGACCGCGAGGTGATCCCCGTGCTCTACCGGAGGCTGCCGCGCTTCTTCCTGGTCGACTCCGGCCGCGTGACGGCGGTCTACGACGGCGCTCCCCCGGAGGCGAAAGACCTGCTATGA
- a CDS encoding FAD-binding protein has translation MAGNLAGDLRALIAGQVLDDQALRADASSDFGRMIRRVPGVVVRPSSTQDVAEVIRYARKNSVPVATRGEAHTQSGQATVADGILIDLTSLDRILSIDPVGLLADCQAGVKWETLVRQAIPQGLVPPVLTNNLGVTVGGTLSVAGLGVASFRFGAQGDNVTEIEAVTGLGDIVVASESREHAVFDAVRSTFGQIGVITRARLKLRRCRPRTRTYFLLYDDLGAIMRDAQLAIEQDRVDYIEATCSPCPQGFKSTPSGKEAFAAWFFPLQLTVEFEPQSPPDDARVLQGLAPYRRTHIDDQDLLGFAARLEPLFAIWKRMGNWGMAHPWTETIIPWGAAQPFITQVLAGLPPTALGGGHVLLWPCRGTVSHIPFFMYPQTPLVMGFGILPGVPPDLLPQAKARLNLVSDMSLAAGAKRYLSGFIEFDRKRWKQHFGTRWDELCRLKTTYDPDGVLNPGFIDYGP, from the coding sequence ATGGCGGGAAATCTGGCGGGCGACCTCAGGGCGCTCATCGCGGGACAGGTGCTGGACGACCAGGCCCTCCGCGCCGACGCGAGCAGCGATTTCGGCCGGATGATCAGGCGCGTCCCGGGGGTCGTGGTCCGGCCGTCCTCGACCCAGGACGTCGCGGAAGTCATCCGCTACGCCCGCAAGAACTCCGTGCCGGTCGCCACGCGCGGCGAGGCGCACACCCAGAGCGGCCAGGCCACCGTGGCGGACGGGATCCTCATCGACCTGACCTCCCTCGATCGCATCCTCTCGATCGATCCCGTGGGTCTTCTGGCGGACTGCCAGGCCGGCGTCAAGTGGGAGACCCTGGTGCGCCAGGCGATTCCGCAAGGACTCGTGCCGCCGGTCCTGACCAACAACCTCGGCGTCACGGTCGGGGGAACGCTGTCGGTCGCCGGGCTGGGGGTGGCCTCCTTCCGCTTCGGAGCGCAGGGGGACAACGTCACCGAGATCGAGGCGGTCACAGGCCTGGGGGACATCGTGGTCGCGTCGGAGTCGCGTGAGCACGCGGTCTTCGATGCGGTGCGTTCGACCTTCGGGCAGATCGGCGTGATCACGCGCGCCCGGTTGAAGCTGCGCCGCTGCAGGCCCAGGACTCGCACCTATTTCCTGTTGTACGACGATCTCGGGGCGATCATGCGCGACGCCCAGCTCGCCATCGAGCAGGACCGGGTGGATTACATCGAGGCGACCTGCTCCCCCTGCCCGCAGGGGTTCAAGAGCACGCCCTCCGGCAAGGAGGCGTTCGCCGCCTGGTTCTTTCCCCTGCAGCTGACGGTCGAGTTCGAGCCGCAGTCGCCACCCGACGACGCGCGCGTCCTGCAGGGGCTCGCGCCGTACCGCCGCACCCACATCGACGACCAGGATCTCCTCGGCTTCGCCGCCCGCCTGGAGCCGCTGTTCGCCATCTGGAAGCGGATGGGGAACTGGGGGATGGCGCACCCGTGGACGGAAACGATCATCCCGTGGGGGGCGGCCCAGCCGTTCATCACGCAGGTCCTCGCCGGCCTGCCGCCCACCGCGCTCGGAGGGGGGCATGTCCTTCTCTGGCCTTGCCGCGGCACCGTGTCGCACATTCCCTTCTTCATGTACCCTCAGACACCGCTCGTGATGGGCTTCGGAATCCTGCCGGGAGTCCCGCCGGACCTCCTGCCGCAGGCGAAGGCGCGCCTGAACCTGGTGTCGGACATGAGCCTGGCGGCCGGCGCGAAGCGCTATCTCTCCGGCTTCATCGAGTTCGACCGGAAGCGCTGGAAGCAGCATTTCGGGACGCGCTGGGACGAGCTCTGCCGTCTCAAGACGACCTACGACCCGGACGGCGTCCTGAACCCCGGGTTCATCGACTACGGTCCGTGA
- a CDS encoding thioredoxin family protein yields MMLDMASLRTIRLLPVLALALAATSPALADAIVCKPNYDYSVEVDGSYPKNATLYQAASPGMYYVDVPACKTGLLMDMKARKVVAVPREQIKQVDGGLQMNDTAPPTATAYALAVDGPFVQFQAEDKKVRILRCLDRPPIVGAVEMDTLVADRPEYREGMREYAPKGESIAALNKYTKKVQIDAFFATWCPHCKEYMPKFLRVVSEVKNPNIKVNLYGVPKGFTQAPGPWQGRNINSIPTIIVKIDGREITRMGSQPGAVPETELADIFGAVR; encoded by the coding sequence ATGATGCTTGATATGGCCTCTCTCCGGACGATCCGTCTTCTGCCGGTCCTGGCACTGGCGCTCGCCGCGACCTCACCGGCGCTCGCGGACGCGATCGTGTGCAAGCCGAACTACGACTACAGCGTCGAGGTCGACGGCTCCTATCCGAAGAACGCCACCCTCTACCAGGCGGCGAGCCCCGGCATGTATTACGTCGACGTCCCGGCGTGCAAGACCGGCCTGCTCATGGACATGAAGGCCCGCAAGGTCGTGGCGGTGCCGCGCGAGCAGATCAAGCAGGTGGATGGCGGCCTTCAGATGAACGACACCGCCCCTCCGACCGCCACCGCCTACGCCCTGGCGGTGGACGGACCCTTCGTGCAGTTCCAGGCCGAGGACAAGAAGGTGCGCATCCTGCGCTGCCTGGACCGCCCGCCGATCGTCGGGGCGGTCGAGATGGACACGCTCGTCGCCGACCGGCCGGAGTACCGGGAGGGGATGCGGGAGTACGCGCCCAAGGGAGAGTCGATCGCGGCCTTGAACAAGTACACGAAGAAGGTCCAGATCGACGCCTTCTTCGCGACCTGGTGCCCCCACTGCAAAGAGTACATGCCGAAGTTCCTGCGGGTCGTCTCGGAAGTCAAGAACCCCAACATCAAGGTCAATCTCTACGGCGTGCCGAAGGGGTTCACCCAGGCACCGGGGCCCTGGCAGGGCCGGAACATCAACTCGATCCCGACCATCATCGTGAAGATCGACGGGCGGGAGATCACCCGGATGGGATCCCAGCCCGGCGCGGTCCCCGAGACGGAGCTGGCCGACATCTTCGGCGCGGTCAGGTAG
- a CDS encoding HEXXH motif-containing putative peptide modification protein, whose protein sequence is MNENDPPREVSAITTVGAVTVEQGLETDNLSPRLARLGLWRLRRTRRRLASLPRAASVRRAVPLLDGLLATLRALPRPVRDRILVGPDIRGFLAEAETWLEAGRLSRLLLARRVHRKAPGGRGGTGSTTARLFHLVCGTEHLGTLVPRGRVDSGFARRCGTFARKRLDDATFDLAALVLGLRLAYRQPGPLSVVLRFREDAEQGRPRDRIDLGTLAGPAGPLAITRAGRPGGRPRPAGTLRPAAERHVRATLRGARLDLRAPGAGRVIVPAAGTGLLAPDLVPGARRRRPGARGAALRLQRRESLPGTAIVLAPVVLSSRRPPRVLRESRGLGPRLAGALRIVRVSWPEAQREIERRTFMVVPIREPGTVSYSMAARPGISFINVSGKSPIDLADDLLHETAHHRLHDLQGTVDLLVPGPETLEVQAFDSPWRGARRPLHGLLHGAYTFLFRAELFRRVLRVQRDRMRAPGARLGATESAFVRRELHREKRMIASALRDLEEASRSGLLTPAGRRLVRGMRAWFARLGSVS, encoded by the coding sequence TTGAACGAGAATGACCCGCCCCGGGAGGTTTCTGCCATCACGACCGTCGGCGCTGTGACCGTAGAGCAGGGACTGGAGACGGACAACCTGTCGCCCCGGCTGGCCCGTCTCGGCCTTTGGAGGCTGCGACGGACGCGGCGCAGGCTCGCCTCCCTCCCCCGCGCCGCCTCGGTGCGGCGGGCTGTCCCGCTCCTGGACGGCCTCCTCGCCACGCTGCGCGCCCTGCCCCGGCCGGTCCGCGACAGGATCCTGGTCGGGCCGGACATTCGGGGGTTTCTCGCCGAGGCGGAGACATGGCTCGAGGCGGGGCGGTTGTCCCGGCTCCTCCTCGCGCGCCGCGTCCACCGTAAGGCGCCCGGCGGTCGTGGCGGGACGGGGTCGACGACGGCGCGGCTGTTCCATCTCGTCTGCGGGACGGAGCACCTCGGCACACTCGTTCCCCGGGGGCGTGTCGACTCCGGATTCGCCCGCCGCTGCGGGACCTTCGCCAGGAAACGTCTCGACGACGCCACCTTCGATCTCGCGGCGCTCGTCCTCGGACTGCGGCTCGCCTACAGGCAGCCCGGCCCCCTCAGCGTCGTTCTCAGGTTTCGTGAAGATGCCGAGCAGGGCCGGCCCCGCGACCGGATCGATCTGGGGACCCTGGCCGGACCTGCGGGACCGCTCGCCATCACCCGCGCCGGCAGGCCCGGCGGACGACCCCGCCCCGCGGGCACGCTGCGCCCTGCGGCGGAGCGGCACGTGCGCGCCACGCTCCGCGGCGCGCGGCTCGATCTGAGAGCACCGGGCGCGGGACGCGTCATCGTGCCGGCCGCCGGGACGGGTCTCCTCGCTCCGGACCTGGTGCCGGGCGCGCGGCGCCGGCGTCCGGGGGCGCGCGGCGCCGCGCTCCGCCTGCAGCGCCGGGAGAGTCTCCCGGGAACGGCCATCGTCCTCGCCCCGGTCGTCCTGTCGAGTCGCCGCCCCCCGCGCGTGCTGCGGGAGTCCCGGGGGCTCGGCCCCAGACTGGCGGGCGCCCTCCGGATCGTGCGGGTGTCGTGGCCCGAGGCGCAGCGCGAGATCGAGCGGCGCACCTTCATGGTCGTGCCGATCCGTGAACCCGGGACCGTGAGTTACTCGATGGCCGCGCGACCCGGCATTTCGTTCATCAACGTGTCCGGCAAGTCGCCGATCGATCTGGCCGACGACCTCCTGCACGAGACCGCGCACCACCGCCTGCATGACCTGCAGGGAACGGTCGATCTCCTGGTGCCCGGCCCGGAGACGCTGGAGGTGCAGGCCTTCGATTCGCCGTGGCGCGGGGCGCGCCGGCCTCTGCACGGCCTCCTGCACGGCGCCTACACGTTCCTGTTTCGCGCCGAGCTGTTCCGCCGCGTGCTGCGGGTGCAGCGCGACCGGATGCGCGCCCCCGGCGCCCGGCTCGGGGCGACCGAGAGCGCCTTCGTCCGCCGCGAGCTCCACCGCGAGAAGCGGATGATCGCCTCCGCGCTGCGGGATCTCGAGGAGGCCTCGCGCTCGGGTCTCCTCACTCCCGCCGGCCGGAGGCTGGTGCGTGGGATGCGCGCCTGGTTCGCGCGGCTCGGGAGCGTGTCCTGA